The genomic DNA AACAGATCAAGTCATGGGGGTTCGACGGTGTCGAACTGCCGATGTTCAACGCGACCGGTTCCGACTGGGCGGAATTGAAGAACGTGCTCGACGGCGAAGGTCTCGCCAGCACCGTTGTCTCCGTGCCCGCACCCGGCACCAACTTCATCAGCGAAGACGCAGGCGAGCGCGCCGCCGCGTTGACGTTCTTCAAACAGTGCGTCGACGCGTGCCACACCCTCGGCGCGGAGAAGATCGCGGGGCCGTTGTGCTCGCCCGTCGGCAAACTCGTCGGCCGCGGCCGCAACCGGCAGGAATGGGACTGGTGCGTCGCGGGCTTGCAGGCGCTCTGCGATTACGCAAAAGATTTCCCGGTGTCCATCGAACCGCTGAACCGGTTCGAGACGTATTTCATCAACTCCTGTGCGGACTCGACCGAGTTGGTGAAGGCGATCGGAAAAACGAATGCCGGCTTCCTCTTTGACACGTTCCACTCGAACATCGAAGAGAAGAACGTCCCTGCCGCAATCCGCGCGAGCGGCAAGGCGATCAACCACGTGCATGTCTCCGCTAACGATCGCGCCACCCCCGGCGAGGACCACGTCGATTACGCGGGCGTTTTCAAGGCGCTCAAAGATATCGGCTACGACGACTGGCTCGTGATCGAGGCCTTCGGCCTCTGCCTGCCCGAACTCGCCGCCGCCACCTGTATCTGGCGCCGCATGGCCCCCAGCGAAGAACACG from Candidatus Hydrogenedentota bacterium includes the following:
- a CDS encoding sugar phosphate isomerase/epimerase; amino-acid sequence: MKLGMNLLLWTGAAGKEHYPLFKQIKSWGFDGVELPMFNATGSDWAELKNVLDGEGLASTVVSVPAPGTNFISEDAGERAAALTFFKQCVDACHTLGAEKIAGPLCSPVGKLVGRGRNRQEWDWCVAGLQALCDYAKDFPVSIEPLNRFETYFINSCADSTELVKAIGKTNAGFLFDTFHSNIEEKNVPAAIRASGKAINHVHVSANDRATPGEDHVDYAGVFKALKDIGYDDWLVIEAFGLCLPELAAATCIWRRMAPSEEHVAKEGAKFIRKSWG